The genomic interval ATCCTGCGACCACCTGACCAATAAGCAGCAGGTATTTAACGTGCTGCAGTTGACCAGCACGGTTGAAATGGCTCCGGAGATCGACCGGGCCGCCAATAAGGTATCTCGCTTCCATGGCCGTCAGGACAGACTCCGTCTGAATACTAAACGGTTGAACCGAGTAAAAACACCGAACCTTTCAGTCCGCGAGGATCGACTCTCGTTCTGCAATCCCATTTACACAGGGCGCAACTATTGGGCCGACATTGCCGAGGTAGGATTCCGCTTATCCGAAAACCATTTGAATCAACGAAAGATTCCCTTTGCTGAGGCTGAGGTGCGTTATTGTTTTCGACAGAAAGATATCTTCTCCGTTTTGCAGGCCGAATCCTCGCTGGTACTGCCGAACCAACAGGTGCTTGGAATCCGTTGTGAAGCAAATGCTCAGCCCCGCTTTAAACTCGGGCAGTCTCCCCTCAATCGTGAGATTCTGATCAACAGCATGGTCACCGGTACCGGAATCCACCTCATTGCATCCGTTGCCTGTCAGGCCGAAGTGACCGAGGCAACGGATCTGTTGAATCGGTGGTGCAGCCGCAAACCCTCCTTCGGTCTCAACGCAAACACACTGAACTCCCGTCGTTTGAGCAATGTGAATTTGACCGAAGAGCGGGCAACGCTGGAAGTTTACACGGACACGAATTTCGACCGCACCCGGGTCTCGCCCATGAGCCTGAACCAATGTGCTCTGAATACGACGGCTCTGCGTCTTTCCGTAGACCGTTCACGACCACTCAAGGTTGGGCGGGCAAAACTCAACCAATCGGGCTTCCGCCGCACGGAACCCGGATATCGCTGGCTGTTCCGTCAGCGGGATTTAAACGACGAACAAACCGCCTCTGTAGAGAGTGCAACGAATCAATACACCGTAACGAAATGGCCTGCTTAAGGAGGCATCATGGCAATTCACCTATATCTTGACGAACAACTGACTCAGCAGATTTCGGAAGGCGATTTCAGCAATCCGGACACCGATAATTATAACGGCACCGACGGTGAAATTAAAGACCGCCAGATCTTCGTGGCCAACGAACAATCCAAACTGGCCGCACCGATTGACGATAGTCAGACGGTCATCGAACTGGAGGAACCTCGCTTTGTCGATGCGGAATTTATCATTATCGGAACCGAACAGATGCAGATCCTCTCTGGGGGAGCAACCACCTCGCTGACCGTGCGCCGTGCGGTTTCCAATACCGTAGCCGCCGCTCACGCTGACGAAGCCGTCGTCTATTCTGGCTACGATTACACCGGGCTGGTCATGGACCCGATTGACGAATTCGAAACGGACGAATCGGTCTGGTACAAGCTCGCGCTGACACAAGCCGAACTCGATGCCGCCACGCAAAGCGCACCGCTCAACCTTGGAGCCAAAGCCCACGACCAAACGATTTCATTCTGGCGACGATGCACCGTGCTTCCCAACACCCCCGTCCAAAACAAAACCGACATCAAACTGCGTCTCACCGGAACCGAAAACCCCATTTTATAAGGAGCAACCATGGCTTATTTCAGCACTCAAGGAACCGCCAGCGGACGGCTGGATCTACTCAATCGAATCAAAGATTTTCTAGTCACTACGGTTGACTGGACATTGCACGATGATCAATCAGCCGACGCGAGGCCGTATTATGTGCTCAAGTCGGTCGGCGAATCCGGCGCAGAAGACATCTATCTAAGCTTTCGGATTGGAACCAGCTCTGGACGTATCGAAGTTTACGCATACCAGTATTGGGATAACACCACCCAGACGGGGGTCAATGGAGGCTATTCCAGCAGCTACACCTATCTCCGGGCTTCTGATACCTCCGATTTTATCTATTGGTTCTATGCCGATCTCGATCATCTGTTTGTGGTCAGCAAGATCGTCTCCACCTATTACGGCCACTACAGCGGCTCCATTAAACGCTTTTGGTCATCGGCGGTTGCCATAACCCAGTCCGCAATCGTCAGCGGAAGCGCCGTGGTTATGCCCGTTAATGACGCATCCATTTTTACGCCTGATCTGCATTACATCATCAAAGATAATGCCAATATTGAACGGGTTAAGATCACGGCAATTGATACCGCTTCTACCCCTAACACAGTCACCATTGAAGCACTCACGAAAGACTATGCAGCCGGATCAAAAATCGGAGAGGATCCGCAACCCGTCATCACCGGCTATTACAATATGCCATCGACCTTTTATGCCGTGAACAAATTCGACGGCTGGGCTTCCGCCACCGGACAAAAAGGACGCTGCGGAGCGGCTCACGGAAACCTGCAAGCAGATGCCGATCCGGAGCGCCGATATAACACCACGATTCTCTTTCCATGGCTGGTCAGCATGTACGGTTCCACCAGTTATCATGAACTACGAGGGGAACTCATTGAAATCTATTCCACCGGCGGCGGTAACGTAGCCTCCGAGGATACCATTGAAATCGGGCTGGATACCTATCGGGTGTTCAGCCTGTCCGGCGGTGGCTGGTGCGCAATTAAGGAGTAACTGCGATGGCAACCGCCCAAGGAAAAATCAAACGAACACTGACTGTAAGAGGCAGACGGATTCCTCGCTTTCAAATAACGCTTCCAAGAGGAAAAGCATTCAAGACAGGTGGGAGGATTCGCCGTGGCCGTGCATAAGGGAAAAATAATCCGGCCAGCTCCTGTAGGCGGCGGCATTCGACGGCCTCACTTCCTAGTGTCGCGACCGACGCTACAGGGAGCCTACTTTGACCTACTGGCCCCTCGGGATTCAAGGCGCTCGATTATGGTTCAAACCCAGACCTCCATCCGGGTCTCAAATCAGCGTAATTTGAAGGGCGGTGTGCAAAGCATCGTGATCAATCAGCTGAATCAGAATTCCGACGCATGGCAGGTTCTGGCGCAGGCGTTTCAGCAGTCATCTTCCGCAGCAGTGCGGATAACGCATCCCCGGCAACACTCATTGGACACCGCATTCCGGATCAGCTCTCCCCGGTCATTGGTTGCCGATTCCGCCCAGAACCTTAAGCAGACCGCCTCCTGTAAAGCAGAAGCCGGACTGACCGTTTTCAATGTGATTATTAACGAGCAACACGAGATTCAGACATAAGGAGAAAACCATGGCATTGGGACTCATTGTAAAATCAGGCCGCGTACTCACGGCCAAACTATTAATCGGACAGGTGGTGGAAGGCATTACCCACTGCGCAATCGGTGACGGAGATGAAACCTTCGTTGATCCGCAGAATCCGCCCGCACCAACTATCGAACAAACGGCCCTCAAAAATGAGCAGGTCCGTAAGCGGTACTACAAACGAACCTTCCTCAAGGAAGATGCAGAAGGCACATTGGTGGTTAATGGCGTTCGCTACCTGGAGACGGCGGAAGAGACCAATACCATCGGGATTTTCTTCCGTTTTGAGGAGGCCGAAGCCAATGGAATCACCATTCGTGAATACGGTTTTTTTGGCGGCGACGTGGAATATGTGGGCGGTGTAAGCGGTGATCTTGCCACGGGCGGCCCCTTTGATCAGGACTCCAACCCAATCGGCGAAGTGCTGCACCCGGGCTACCTCTATGAAGTGAAGAATATCCCTGATTTTAACAAAATTTCCGACACCCGCGTCGAGCTGGTCGGAATCATAAAAATCTAGGGCCATAGGCCCGTTTAAATTCGATCTGAGAACAGGCCT from Verrucomicrobia bacterium S94 carries:
- a CDS encoding phage tail protein, producing the protein MTEWFQRNLIDLLPPLYADADEDRDLQTFLSLPAETLDELKASIDRLPGIFDVDHCDERFLPLLAYLVGHTYDGTDAPNNQRRLIRESIEIYRRKGTLPAMDRSLSAIGWEGNIEETFRRALRLNARSRLNAARLPGQVFSLGAYRVHSFNLAEGVREALNFHHPAGTRAFFLQWLASFIELTTDLKFENAAHIRRVALAFLDDSFVLGRSQLGSCDHLTNKQQVFNVLQLTSTVEMAPEIDRAANKVSRFHGRQDRLRLNTKRLNRVKTPNLSVREDRLSFCNPIYTGRNYWADIAEVGFRLSENHLNQRKIPFAEAEVRYCFRQKDIFSVLQAESSLVLPNQQVLGIRCEANAQPRFKLGQSPLNREILINSMVTGTGIHLIASVACQAEVTEATDLLNRWCSRKPSFGLNANTLNSRRLSNVNLTEERATLEVYTDTNFDRTRVSPMSLNQCALNTTALRLSVDRSRPLKVGRAKLNQSGFRRTEPGYRWLFRQRDLNDEQTASVESATNQYTVTKWPA